From Echinicola soli, a single genomic window includes:
- a CDS encoding NAD-dependent succinate-semialdehyde dehydrogenase, with protein sequence MKSINPYTGELLEEFAEFTEKQVESAIQSGQNAFFSWREMPISQRAELMKKAGQVLRDNVNKYGEIISLEMGKVITESRSEVEKCAWVCEYYAEKAAEMLADAPISLPDGKKAKVVYNPLGIVLAVMPWNFPFWQVFRFAAPNLTAGNVGLLKHASNVPQCALAIEEVFTKAGFPEGVFQTLLVGSDKVANIIAHPDVKAATLTGSEKAGQIIAAQAGEQIKKTVLELGGSDPFIVLKDADVKEAAKVAAKGRMINFGQSCIAAKRFIIEEAIYDEFVINFKSAIESYSPGDPLDENAGYACMARPDLAMELYEQVEASIQKGAEVILEGIKPEEGKAFFKPYILGNLSSEMPAYREELFGPVASVFKVKDETEAIAIANDSDFGLGASLWTKDPEKADQLSRKIESGAVFINSMVASNPYLPFGGIKKSGYGRELAENGIKEFMNVKTVYIG encoded by the coding sequence ATGAAATCGATCAATCCATATACAGGAGAACTTTTGGAAGAATTTGCTGAATTCACTGAAAAACAAGTGGAATCAGCGATACAATCAGGACAAAATGCCTTCTTTTCCTGGCGAGAAATGCCAATTTCACAAAGGGCAGAACTAATGAAAAAGGCAGGACAAGTCCTTAGGGACAATGTCAATAAATACGGGGAAATCATTTCCCTTGAAATGGGAAAAGTCATTACAGAGTCCAGATCCGAAGTGGAAAAATGTGCTTGGGTATGTGAATATTACGCCGAAAAAGCAGCGGAAATGCTTGCTGATGCCCCCATATCCCTACCAGATGGGAAAAAAGCTAAAGTGGTGTATAATCCACTCGGCATTGTGTTGGCCGTGATGCCATGGAACTTCCCTTTTTGGCAAGTATTTCGCTTTGCCGCTCCGAACCTGACCGCAGGCAACGTAGGACTGCTAAAACATGCCAGCAATGTCCCCCAATGTGCCCTGGCCATAGAGGAAGTATTCACCAAAGCCGGATTCCCGGAAGGTGTATTCCAAACCCTTTTGGTCGGCTCCGACAAGGTTGCCAATATTATCGCCCATCCTGATGTGAAGGCCGCCACCCTTACCGGAAGCGAAAAAGCAGGCCAAATCATCGCAGCCCAAGCAGGCGAACAGATCAAAAAAACAGTATTGGAACTGGGTGGAAGTGACCCCTTTATCGTACTGAAAGACGCTGATGTGAAAGAAGCCGCTAAGGTAGCTGCCAAAGGACGCATGATCAACTTTGGCCAAAGCTGCATTGCGGCCAAGCGCTTCATCATAGAAGAAGCCATTTATGACGAATTTGTTATCAATTTTAAGTCAGCCATAGAGTCCTATTCACCTGGAGACCCGCTGGATGAAAATGCTGGATATGCCTGTATGGCCCGTCCCGACCTGGCGATGGAACTTTACGAGCAAGTGGAAGCTTCCATCCAAAAAGGTGCGGAGGTGATTTTGGAAGGAATAAAACCAGAAGAAGGCAAGGCGTTTTTTAAGCCCTATATCCTAGGTAATCTCTCGTCGGAAATGCCAGCATACAGGGAGGAGCTTTTTGGCCCCGTAGCTTCAGTATTCAAGGTAAAAGATGAAACAGAAGCCATTGCCATTGCAAATGATTCTGATTTTGGGCTGGGCGCTTCCCTGTGGACCAAAGATCCAGAAAAAGCCGACCAACTGAGTCGGAAGATCGAAAGTGGTGCGGTATTCATAAATTCCATGGTAGCCTCCAATCCCTACCTGCCCTTTGGTGGCATCAAGAAATCAGGTTATGGCAGGGAGCTGGCCGAAAATGGCATCAAAGAGTTTATGAATGTGAAGACCGTTTATATAGGGTAA
- a CDS encoding sensor histidine kinase — MDQGLKMHRNISFLIHILAWILIGAVLFLLGPLSWNTTLPMEFWYRQLTLMVILVAFFYTNKDIFVPLLLFKGKTWFFLLLIFGLCFALMYAMEYFENLIHLPELMHKAFHPDDNKPFKPKRDYIDIFMLLVLLLAAGISTSVAAVQKWQADEALRRQLDQQRISSELSYLKAQINPHFFFNTLNNIYSLTSIDVESARIALHKLSRMMRYVLYETEKDQTLLSKEIGFIKDFIELMKLRISEKVKIQLDIAENFEDRVVAPMLLLPFVENCFKHGVSSRQPSIISIKIHAQENVLTLETSNKIVPKNPGSPESGQQGIGLANTKRRLSLLYHHKHELTIDDQNPENEYHVTLKINLA, encoded by the coding sequence ATGGACCAAGGCCTCAAAATGCACAGGAATATCTCCTTCCTCATCCATATCCTTGCTTGGATCTTGATCGGGGCGGTGTTGTTTCTTTTGGGACCACTCTCTTGGAACACCACATTGCCAATGGAGTTTTGGTACAGGCAATTGACCCTTATGGTAATACTGGTAGCTTTTTTTTATACCAATAAGGACATCTTTGTTCCACTGCTTCTATTTAAAGGAAAGACCTGGTTTTTTTTACTGCTTATATTTGGCTTGTGTTTCGCCCTGATGTATGCCATGGAATATTTCGAAAACCTGATCCATCTTCCGGAACTGATGCACAAAGCCTTTCATCCAGATGATAACAAGCCCTTTAAGCCCAAAAGGGACTATATTGATATTTTCATGCTGTTAGTGCTGTTGTTGGCAGCGGGAATCAGTACGAGTGTGGCCGCCGTGCAAAAATGGCAGGCAGACGAGGCCCTGAGAAGGCAATTGGACCAGCAGCGGATCAGCTCTGAACTTTCCTACCTTAAGGCCCAAATCAACCCCCACTTCTTTTTCAATACACTGAACAACATCTATTCACTCACCAGTATCGATGTGGAAAGTGCTCGCATAGCGCTGCACAAACTTTCCAGAATGATGCGCTATGTGCTCTATGAGACTGAAAAAGACCAGACCCTGCTTAGCAAGGAAATCGGCTTTATCAAGGATTTTATCGAATTAATGAAACTGAGGATTTCAGAAAAGGTAAAAATCCAGCTGGATATTGCCGAAAACTTTGAAGACCGTGTGGTCGCACCTATGCTGCTTTTGCCTTTTGTGGAAAATTGCTTTAAACACGGTGTCAGTAGCCGACAACCAAGCATCATTTCCATAAAAATCCATGCACAGGAAAATGTTCTCACTTTGGAAACTTCCAACAAAATCGTCCCTAAAAATCCGGGAAGCCCGGAATCCGGCCAGCAAGGAATCGGCTTGGCCAATACAAAAAGGCGATTATCTTTGCTTTATCACCATAAGCATGAGCTCACCATCGATGATCAAAACCCGGAAAACGAGTACCATGTCACCCTCAAAATCAACCTTGCATGA
- a CDS encoding DUF808 domain-containing protein: protein MASGFFAILDDIATLMDDVASMTKIATRKTAGILGDDLAVNAEKASGFASSREIPVLWAISKGSFVNKLIILPIAFLLSSFLPWAVTIILLIGGVYLAYEGAEKVYHFFVPHLHSKKEAIQETRTKEEILEVEKERIKSAIVTDFILSVEIVIIALGAVVSEPLVNQIIIVSFIALLATVGVYGIVALIVRMDETGYKIMARSKEKSGFLFTVGQGLVNALPIVIKALGIIGTLALLLVAGGIFTHNIEFLHHFAPVVPGMAKDFVVGLIVGFIALLIFKGVTKLIGK, encoded by the coding sequence ATGGCTTCAGGCTTTTTTGCAATTCTAGATGATATCGCCACGCTGATGGATGATGTGGCTTCCATGACTAAAATAGCTACCCGAAAAACAGCGGGGATACTGGGGGATGATTTGGCCGTAAACGCCGAAAAGGCCTCAGGTTTTGCTTCATCCAGGGAAATCCCAGTTCTCTGGGCCATTTCCAAAGGGTCCTTTGTCAATAAACTTATCATCCTTCCCATTGCATTTTTGCTGAGTTCGTTTTTGCCTTGGGCAGTCACTATCATCCTACTCATTGGTGGAGTATATTTGGCCTATGAAGGAGCGGAAAAAGTGTACCATTTCTTTGTACCCCACCTCCATTCCAAAAAAGAGGCCATCCAAGAAACACGCACCAAAGAAGAAATTCTGGAAGTGGAAAAAGAGCGAATAAAATCAGCCATTGTAACCGATTTTATCCTTTCTGTGGAAATTGTCATCATTGCCTTGGGAGCCGTAGTAAGCGAACCACTCGTCAATCAGATCATCATTGTCTCCTTTATCGCCCTTCTGGCCACTGTAGGAGTCTATGGAATAGTAGCTTTGATCGTACGAATGGACGAGACTGGCTATAAGATCATGGCCAGAAGTAAGGAAAAGTCAGGCTTTCTCTTCACCGTCGGCCAGGGTTTGGTCAATGCCCTCCCTATTGTCATCAAAGCCTTGGGAATTATCGGCACGCTAGCCTTGTTGCTCGTAGCCGGGGGGATATTTACCCACAATATCGAATTTCTCCACCACTTTGCCCCCGTGGTACCCGGCATGGCCAAGGATTTTGTTGTTGGCCTAATTGTTGGGTTTATTGCCTTGCTGATATTCAAAGGTGTGACAAAGTTGATAGGAAAGTAG
- a CDS encoding LytR/AlgR family response regulator transcription factor — MMLKCIAVDDEPLALKMLCNFIEQTAFLSLEAKFENAIDALSYTHKNEVDMIFLDIQMPDLSGMELARVLESKKSSNNTRIIFTTAYNQFAVEGYKVDALDYLLKPYNYEEFLKAASKAYKYFEAQHQTSAQETHKKDFIFLKVEYQLVKVMLNDILYLEGYKDYVKVHLMGKPSPTLSLTSLKNMEDILPDAQFMRIHRSFIISLDHIDSITRNTVNIGNTTITVSDHYKENFLQFVNKWIG; from the coding sequence ATGATGCTAAAATGTATTGCTGTCGATGATGAGCCTTTAGCGCTGAAGATGCTTTGCAACTTTATCGAACAAACGGCCTTTTTGTCCTTGGAAGCTAAATTTGAAAATGCCATTGATGCACTTTCCTACACACATAAAAATGAGGTGGACATGATCTTCTTGGACATCCAGATGCCCGACCTCTCCGGGATGGAACTGGCCCGCGTGCTGGAAAGCAAAAAATCTTCCAATAATACCCGTATTATTTTCACGACTGCTTATAATCAATTTGCCGTGGAAGGATATAAGGTGGATGCATTGGACTATCTTCTAAAGCCCTATAACTATGAGGAATTTCTAAAAGCAGCCAGCAAGGCCTACAAATATTTCGAAGCGCAGCACCAAACTAGCGCTCAAGAAACCCATAAAAAAGACTTTATCTTTCTGAAAGTAGAATACCAACTGGTCAAGGTAATGCTCAACGATATTCTTTACCTAGAAGGGTACAAGGATTATGTAAAGGTTCACCTTATGGGCAAACCCTCTCCCACTCTCTCTTTAACCAGCCTAAAAAACATGGAAGACATTCTTCCTGATGCACAGTTTATGCGCATTCACAGGTCATTTATCATCTCCCTTGACCACATTGACTCGATCACACGGAACACAGTTAACATTGGCAATACAACCATTACCGTAAGTGACCACTATAAGGAAAATTTTCTCCAGTTTGTCAACAAGTGGATTGGATAA
- a CDS encoding pyridoxal phosphate-dependent decarboxylase family protein produces the protein MHKILKTELNQLDELLTTAKEKGMAYLNSLSERPNSSTHQVTGSISLPEKGPGTLKALDQFSLRYEPLMVASSGPRFWGFVTGGTTPAAIVGDWLTSIYDQNTQTTKGHGDVSATIERETIQLLLELLQLPNDYLGGFVSGATMSNFTCLAVARQWAGHQLGKDFARDGISEAIPVLSATPHSSSIKCLAMLGIGSKNIIKIKTKSGNREAMDIAHLESTIANLDGKPFILISSAGTVNTVDFDDFLAIAKIKEKYCFWWHIDAAFGGFAACSPSYKQLLTGWEVADSITLDGHKWLNVPYESGIFLVKEEHHYLQVASFQNSNAPYLGDPMENFNYLNLLPENSRRLKALPVWFSLISYGREGYQAIVENCIALAKEFGQAIQESKRFELLAPIRLNTVCFSLKDQAHTASFLSSLNATGNVFMTPTVYQGKEAIRAAFVNYRTTKNDIVSVLKLMEEIGFQLHAGGEF, from the coding sequence ATGCACAAAATTTTAAAAACTGAGCTCAATCAGCTTGATGAGCTACTTACCACAGCAAAAGAAAAAGGGATGGCCTACCTTAACTCCCTTTCGGAAAGGCCTAATTCCTCGACTCATCAAGTTACCGGCAGCATAAGTTTACCGGAAAAAGGACCAGGCACCCTTAAAGCGCTAGATCAGTTCAGTCTACGCTATGAACCACTTATGGTTGCTTCCTCTGGGCCACGCTTTTGGGGTTTCGTCACAGGAGGCACCACACCAGCTGCTATTGTCGGAGACTGGCTTACCTCCATATACGATCAAAACACTCAAACCACAAAAGGCCATGGCGATGTATCTGCCACCATCGAAAGGGAAACCATCCAGCTACTCCTTGAGCTTCTACAGTTGCCCAATGATTACTTGGGAGGATTTGTTTCTGGAGCGACGATGTCAAACTTTACCTGTCTGGCCGTGGCACGGCAGTGGGCCGGTCATCAGCTAGGAAAGGATTTCGCCAGGGACGGCATTTCGGAGGCCATCCCTGTCCTATCAGCCACGCCACACTCCTCATCCATCAAATGCCTGGCGATGCTCGGTATTGGCAGCAAAAACATCATAAAGATTAAGACCAAAAGTGGCAATAGGGAGGCCATGGATATAGCGCACCTTGAAAGTACCATTGCAAACCTTGATGGCAAACCCTTTATACTCATCTCAAGCGCTGGAACAGTAAATACAGTGGATTTTGATGATTTTTTGGCCATTGCCAAAATCAAGGAAAAGTACTGTTTTTGGTGGCACATCGACGCAGCCTTCGGTGGCTTTGCTGCATGCTCACCATCGTATAAGCAGCTATTGACAGGCTGGGAAGTAGCGGATAGTATCACATTAGATGGCCATAAATGGCTTAATGTCCCCTATGAAAGCGGTATCTTTCTGGTAAAGGAAGAGCATCATTATCTCCAAGTAGCCTCATTCCAAAACTCCAATGCGCCCTACCTGGGAGATCCCATGGAGAATTTTAATTATCTCAATTTACTTCCAGAAAATTCGAGGCGCCTCAAAGCCCTTCCTGTCTGGTTTAGTCTCATCTCTTATGGACGAGAAGGATATCAGGCCATTGTTGAAAATTGCATCGCACTGGCAAAAGAATTTGGTCAGGCAATTCAGGAAAGCAAACGATTCGAGCTCTTGGCTCCCATTAGACTGAATACCGTCTGTTTTTCCTTAAAAGACCAAGCCCATACGGCTTCATTCTTATCTTCCCTGAATGCAACGGGTAACGTTTTTATGACCCCTACTGTCTATCAGGGGAAGGAGGCCATCCGAGCAGCATTTGTCAACTACAGAACAACAAAAAATGATATAGTGTCTGTCTTAAAACTTATGGAAGAAATCGGTTTTCAGCTACACGCTGGTGGGGAATTTTAG
- a CDS encoding TonB-dependent receptor domain-containing protein, with protein MKSIIQKMGMWILILVGTGYMAQAQETSKSSGKDYQLTGTVVEAESGAPVAYATVLLLEEGTDKQVSGGVADDEGKFFITGFGPGAYKLQVNFVGFAPYHKSGIKVANGQKEISLGKIGLAEESVSLDEVTVQGQRELITEKVDRTIYNAENDKTTVGGDATDVLRRVPMLSVDLDGNVSMRGSSNIRVLIDNKPSTMSASSIADALKQIPADEIKSVEVITSPSAKYDAEGTGGVINIVTKKNNLQGTSLSINTSAGMRGSNLGLNASARKGKWGFNLGGFGRAGYNINGGFENSQLVTNPDGSVSNILQNTDTRTNMLMGRYNFGADYEIDKYNWLAASVNFGMFNFKNNQDNLLTENYLDDELVSALMRTVDMENLSNTVDVSLNYTRTYEKPQKEFSIMGLYSRNNRTNDFVQALLDGNFEEVEQRTKNENASNNQEFTLQVDYITPLGDGEDQILEYGAKNILRRVSSDYAYFTAAGNDGEYVENENADFSNEFDYDQNVTAGYVSYTQGFLKHYTAKVGARYEYTTINADFKTGEVQEDIPDYGVLVPSVNLSRKFESGNMIKAAYNRRIQRPSLQFLNPNIQGANPTQITQGNPLLDPEYTDNFELAYSTYFKSASINIASFYRNTSGSIQPIRSVLDDGVIYTTYENIGSEQAVGLNLFANINISNKLSFNGGIDTYYAMIDNNVDDPLYNASNEGFVVSGRMFGNYNITDSWVLQGFAFARGRRVNLQGYETGFAIYGLNINKQFAEKKGSIGFGAENFFTPEFKMENEITSPTITQHSTNIMRNMNFKINFSYRIGKMSVSPKRKKRSIENEDLKGGDSGGGMMGPTQ; from the coding sequence ATGAAATCAATTATTCAAAAAATGGGAATGTGGATCCTCATTCTGGTAGGAACGGGATATATGGCACAGGCCCAAGAGACTTCCAAAAGCAGTGGAAAGGACTACCAGCTGACAGGTACCGTGGTGGAAGCTGAAAGCGGAGCTCCTGTGGCTTATGCTACTGTGCTTTTACTGGAGGAAGGGACTGATAAGCAAGTGTCTGGGGGAGTGGCTGATGATGAAGGGAAGTTCTTTATCACCGGTTTTGGCCCTGGGGCTTATAAACTTCAAGTTAACTTCGTGGGGTTTGCACCTTATCATAAGTCAGGGATCAAGGTGGCGAATGGTCAGAAAGAAATCAGTCTAGGCAAAATTGGGCTGGCTGAGGAATCCGTCTCACTGGACGAAGTAACTGTCCAAGGCCAGCGGGAACTGATCACTGAAAAAGTAGACAGGACTATTTACAATGCCGAAAATGATAAAACCACTGTAGGTGGTGATGCTACCGATGTACTGAGAAGGGTGCCGATGCTTTCGGTGGACCTGGATGGAAATGTGTCTATGAGAGGAAGTAGTAATATCAGGGTGCTGATTGACAATAAGCCTTCTACCATGTCGGCAAGTTCCATCGCGGATGCTTTGAAGCAAATCCCTGCGGATGAGATCAAATCGGTGGAAGTGATCACTTCTCCATCTGCCAAATACGATGCAGAAGGTACAGGAGGCGTGATCAATATTGTCACCAAGAAAAACAACCTTCAAGGCACTTCCTTGAGCATCAACACATCAGCAGGGATGAGAGGAAGTAACCTTGGCCTTAACGCCAGCGCCAGAAAAGGCAAATGGGGATTTAACCTGGGAGGTTTTGGCCGGGCTGGTTATAATATCAATGGTGGCTTCGAAAACAGCCAATTGGTAACAAATCCTGATGGATCAGTATCCAATATCCTGCAAAATACCGATACCCGTACCAATATGCTGATGGGACGCTATAATTTTGGGGCAGACTATGAAATTGACAAATATAATTGGTTGGCAGCATCTGTTAATTTTGGCATGTTTAATTTCAAGAACAACCAGGATAATCTTTTGACAGAAAACTACCTGGATGATGAGTTAGTAAGTGCACTGATGAGAACCGTGGATATGGAAAATCTTTCCAATACCGTGGATGTAAGCCTAAACTACACCAGAACTTATGAAAAGCCCCAAAAGGAATTTAGCATCATGGGGCTTTACAGCAGAAATAACCGCACCAATGACTTTGTTCAGGCTTTATTGGATGGCAATTTTGAAGAAGTGGAGCAACGCACAAAAAATGAAAATGCTTCCAATAACCAGGAATTTACCCTTCAGGTAGATTATATCACGCCTTTGGGTGACGGTGAAGATCAGATTCTGGAGTACGGAGCCAAAAATATCCTGAGGAGAGTAAGCAGTGATTATGCTTATTTTACAGCAGCGGGTAATGATGGTGAATATGTGGAAAATGAAAATGCGGATTTTTCCAATGAATTTGATTACGACCAGAATGTGACTGCAGGATATGTTTCCTATACTCAAGGTTTTCTTAAACATTACACTGCAAAAGTAGGAGCAAGGTATGAATACACTACTATTAATGCAGATTTCAAAACAGGGGAAGTTCAGGAGGATATTCCGGATTATGGCGTGCTGGTACCCAGTGTAAACCTGAGCCGTAAATTTGAAAGTGGAAATATGATCAAAGCGGCGTATAACCGCCGAATCCAGCGGCCGTCCCTACAGTTTTTAAATCCCAATATCCAAGGGGCCAACCCCACACAGATTACACAAGGAAATCCTCTTTTGGATCCAGAGTACACTGATAATTTCGAATTGGCATACAGCACTTATTTCAAATCCGCCAGCATCAATATCGCCAGTTTCTATCGCAATACTTCCGGATCAATCCAGCCAATCAGGAGCGTATTGGATGACGGAGTGATCTACACCACCTATGAAAATATCGGTAGTGAGCAAGCAGTGGGGTTAAACCTCTTTGCCAATATCAATATCTCCAATAAGCTTTCCTTTAATGGTGGCATTGATACCTATTATGCCATGATCGATAATAACGTAGACGATCCACTCTACAATGCCTCCAATGAAGGTTTTGTGGTGAGTGGAAGGATGTTTGGTAATTACAATATCACCGACAGCTGGGTGCTGCAAGGCTTTGCTTTTGCAAGAGGTCGAAGGGTGAATTTACAGGGCTATGAAACTGGTTTTGCCATCTATGGCCTTAATATCAACAAACAATTTGCTGAAAAGAAGGGAAGTATTGGTTTTGGTGCAGAGAACTTCTTCACGCCAGAATTTAAGATGGAAAATGAGATTACCTCACCTACCATCACCCAGCACAGTACCAATATCATGAGGAACATGAACTTTAAGATCAATTTCAGTTATCGAATCGGTAAAATGAGTGTATCACCAAAAAGGAAGAAACGCTCTATCGAAAACGAAGACCTTAAAGGCGGTGACAGTGGCGGAGGAATGATGGGGCCGACTCAATAA
- a CDS encoding pyruvate dehydrogenase complex E1 component subunit beta, translated as MREIQFREALREAMSEEMRRDKNVFLMGEEVAEYNGAYKVTQGMLDEFGPDRVIDTPISEGGFAGLGVGAGMNGLRPIIEFMTFNFSLVAIDQIINSAAKMYAMSGGAYNVPIVFRGPTGNAGQLGATHSSNFENWFANTPGLKVVVPSNPYDAKGLLKAAIRDDDPVIFMESELMYSDKGEVPEGEYLLPIGVAEIKRKGADVTIVSFGKIMKVALEAAEELAKDGIEAEVIDLRTVRPIDYATVYESVKKTNRCVVVEEANPVSSLATDLAFNIQKNMFDHLDAPVLRVNSMDIPLSYSPTYIEATLPNVKRTIEAVKQVTYVK; from the coding sequence ATGAGAGAAATACAATTTAGAGAAGCATTAAGAGAGGCCATGTCCGAAGAAATGAGACGCGATAAAAACGTGTTTCTCATGGGTGAGGAAGTGGCCGAATACAATGGAGCCTATAAAGTAACCCAGGGCATGTTGGATGAATTCGGGCCGGACAGGGTGATCGACACCCCGATCTCAGAAGGCGGTTTTGCCGGACTGGGCGTAGGTGCCGGAATGAACGGTCTGAGACCAATCATCGAATTCATGACGTTTAACTTTTCCTTGGTGGCCATTGACCAGATCATCAATTCAGCAGCAAAGATGTACGCCATGTCTGGCGGTGCTTACAATGTGCCTATCGTATTCAGGGGGCCTACCGGTAATGCCGGACAATTGGGTGCTACCCACTCTTCCAACTTCGAAAATTGGTTTGCCAATACACCAGGACTGAAAGTAGTGGTTCCCAGTAACCCTTACGATGCAAAAGGTCTGCTAAAAGCAGCCATTCGTGACGATGATCCTGTGATTTTTATGGAATCTGAGCTGATGTACTCCGATAAAGGTGAAGTACCTGAAGGAGAATATCTCTTGCCCATCGGTGTAGCGGAGATCAAGCGAAAAGGAGCCGATGTGACAATTGTCTCTTTTGGCAAAATCATGAAAGTGGCCCTGGAAGCAGCTGAAGAGCTTGCCAAAGACGGTATCGAAGCTGAGGTAATTGACCTTAGAACCGTTCGCCCTATCGATTATGCCACGGTGTATGAATCCGTAAAGAAAACCAATCGATGTGTAGTGGTAGAAGAAGCCAACCCTGTTTCCTCACTGGCTACCGACCTGGCTTTCAACATCCAGAAAAACATGTTTGACCATTTGGATGCGCCAGTACTTAGGGTAAACTCCATGGACATCCCATTGAGCTATTCACCTACTTATATCGAGGCTACCCTTCCAAATGTGAAAAGGACCATAGAAGCGGTGAAGCAAGTGACATATGTGAAGTAA
- a CDS encoding nucleoside deaminase encodes MTDLQKTFMEMAISLSREGMVSGKGGPFGCVIVRDGVVIGKGNNQVLSTNDPTAHAEVVAIREACKTLRTFQLDGCEIYTSCEPCPMCLGAIYWARPSKVFFANTRQEAAEAGFDDDFIYQELPLQPSERKILMIHSPDKTALDVFQEWISKEDKKVY; translated from the coding sequence ATGACAGATCTTCAAAAAACATTTATGGAGATGGCCATAAGCCTCTCGCGTGAGGGAATGGTTTCCGGTAAAGGAGGCCCGTTTGGCTGTGTGATCGTCAGGGATGGTGTGGTGATCGGAAAGGGGAACAATCAAGTCCTGAGCACCAATGACCCCACTGCCCATGCTGAAGTAGTCGCTATCCGCGAAGCCTGCAAAACGCTCCGCACCTTTCAGCTGGATGGGTGCGAAATCTACACTTCTTGTGAACCTTGCCCCATGTGCCTGGGTGCTATCTACTGGGCCAGGCCTTCCAAGGTATTCTTTGCCAATACCAGACAGGAAGCGGCTGAAGCCGGGTTTGATGATGATTTTATTTATCAAGAACTTCCACTACAGCCATCCGAAAGAAAAATTTTGATGATCCACTCCCCTGACAAGACCGCATTGGATGTGTTCCAAGAGTGGATTTCCAAAGAAGACAAGAAGGTTTACTGA
- a CDS encoding acyloxyacyl hydrolase: protein MKKRNVWLFGVFVSLYFFCLFSPVFAQDDPDTDSVNTFTSKKYLHGFGAEMRYAYVFPPKSFYRNEEPPSRLAKSAFSAHLRYGFYLPDGTKRYRVYGDTYWGIGLARFYFGNPKEFGNPVALYLYQGARIANLSQKVTLDFEWNFGLSGGWNPYDPESNPNNKTVGSRYNAYINAGIQLKWRHSDHLYFTLGSDLTHFSNGNTVYPNAGVNMLGGKLGAVYRLGDFGRRQYDESKQFSSDLMFPRHMSYDVVLFGSWRRKGVAFNGERIPSPDSYPVIGANISALYHVSHKFRTGLSLDPLFDGSANVYADDYIQPIGGPYDPPDFIKPDLSYQLALGVSARAEFVMPVFSVGVGLGTNVMHRGGDFKGTYQVFLLKTRVSRSAFIHIGYNLKDFSEANFLMLGMGYTFGNKRPF, encoded by the coding sequence ATGAAGAAGCGTAATGTGTGGCTTTTTGGCGTGTTCGTATCGCTTTACTTTTTTTGTTTGTTTTCCCCTGTCTTTGCGCAGGATGACCCAGATACTGATTCCGTAAATACTTTCACTTCAAAAAAATACTTGCATGGTTTCGGGGCGGAGATGCGTTATGCTTATGTTTTTCCACCTAAGTCTTTTTACAGAAATGAGGAGCCCCCGTCTCGACTGGCCAAAAGTGCATTTTCTGCACATTTGCGGTATGGATTTTACCTTCCTGATGGAACCAAACGCTATCGTGTGTATGGAGACACTTATTGGGGGATTGGTTTGGCCCGGTTTTATTTTGGAAATCCAAAAGAATTTGGAAATCCCGTCGCACTATATCTGTACCAAGGTGCACGGATAGCCAACCTCTCTCAAAAGGTTACTTTGGATTTTGAATGGAATTTTGGACTGTCCGGTGGCTGGAATCCATATGATCCGGAAAGTAATCCGAACAATAAGACCGTCGGCTCCCGTTACAATGCCTATATCAACGCTGGAATACAGCTCAAGTGGAGGCATAGTGACCATCTCTATTTTACACTAGGATCTGATCTTACCCATTTTTCCAATGGCAACACGGTCTATCCCAATGCCGGTGTCAATATGCTTGGCGGAAAACTGGGTGCTGTGTACCGGTTGGGAGATTTTGGTCGCCGTCAATATGATGAATCAAAACAGTTTTCTTCAGATTTGATGTTCCCCCGACACATGAGTTATGATGTGGTGCTCTTTGGTTCTTGGCGTAGGAAGGGAGTGGCCTTTAATGGAGAGCGGATTCCTTCCCCTGATTCTTATCCAGTCATCGGGGCAAATATTAGTGCCCTGTACCATGTCAGCCATAAATTCCGGACAGGGCTTTCTCTGGATCCGCTGTTTGATGGAAGTGCCAATGTGTATGCAGATGATTATATCCAGCCAATAGGAGGGCCTTATGATCCTCCAGATTTCATTAAGCCTGACCTAAGTTATCAACTGGCGCTTGGGGTGTCTGCCCGTGCGGAATTTGTCATGCCGGTATTTTCTGTGGGAGTAGGTTTGGGAACGAATGTGATGCACAGGGGAGGAGATTTCAAGGGAACATACCAGGTTTTTTTGCTAAAGACGCGGGTGAGCAGAAGTGCCTTTATCCATATTGGCTATAACCTCAAGGACTTTAGCGAGGCCAATTTCCTAATGCTTGGGATGGGGTATACTTTTGGAAATAAGCGGCCATTTTAG